From Scylla paramamosain isolate STU-SP2022 chromosome 18, ASM3559412v1, whole genome shotgun sequence, one genomic window encodes:
- the LOC135109159 gene encoding protein fantom-like isoform X3 produces MSTSDDCQVPVKDGQTALPAQTAPEEMYWLRHMSREELLEKLVSLRDDFYTVKKFSCRQEDKIKKLQTKLRKLISDKKKDDKGGTSFSLKEMEYQEVLETQQLTIRDLRLKTQHLEKKLKLANIQLNSAKKNKPLMFRHVGPKVDSGLKQPRAPPVAPRPTPSPPPLKASPSSNESSGFNASASIHQTEQLMPERIREILEEARERIVALESERDDLQEQLTERQQAAENAEYEAQQRIASLEDKVTNLKEELHHQGVREERSSVAAVRAERESHTLSARTVALQEQLVATEEKVAAEKLRKDALHLELERMTEKLLGVENQLRGVQEEQQKAAGKLLEVTEKNKVYEKENHQFKSENERLTTLNLNFEQKGLARENERLKAQIAHLESALQSDLSERGSFLEHMTRDKENLARAEEEVKELKEKLASLQEELEKTKVKLNVYDKSGLLKLPDKDPTLLPPKVAAPSPKEFERLREAHSELQLLYREKSRELKQLSATVASHSSTYQALQSQVTKVTQESDEKERQLNMTVKSLEETIRRRNDCCDKLEAQILTLTNRGITENLEELSPCLTQTVSLGKHDNVLEFHIDRVVFELPEFSHLKTFVSWTVPFSLEDPLQHTNVARGTEAHYNYSALYKFQINRRNLMSLKEDTVTVSVYILLDSGHPAKVGECHLTFQEVLDHPRNTLHGTQPVVLAHDDAEEAQHLTFLADIIPGQVIGSMSYWFRLQRPSEGAIAQYLRTSGMLLATKREKLLPKQESKTKKTSTTSVKLKSAADETDENSAAVQISKKKDLHEEILPESEQEHLPVSSGERSSPAKRVECSEKLHESTIEHIPSDSASHSENILHGHEYIPTDPVTQQLTRSRSASVSSTGTYNVGSPKKSKTYSNSNTDAPKNLKSMKTKRVDSGGSSEDSSTRTYNVEDPKTSKVSGNSNSSTPSKIHRQKSPERADSKSSSGSHSSGRSSKPEVSSSSSHKKSSPSRVSHSGKGVKSEVPEERPNTSQMAALPLQPSPQMSDTDTKAQQLPVSHQDTSSSDGSRQEESKHQLSSSESNNSSDSEGVVAVVSKMSKSKDKHSRIYVEVTSMTLWPDCGILQDPMVELIFVDYHGFLGLPPDQLETPVSLPKNAPDNTLNFNFGQEFIVDKKQYPARVQALTELMGGRGILKFTITSEPSEEMQETHDCQDLGYAYVDLQHIARERQDMVEGELAVESAEDGSQIGVLKVTKMDQKG; encoded by the exons ATGTCCACCAGTGATGACTGTCAGGTTCCTGTTAAAGATGGCCAGACGGCTCTCCCAGCacaaa CGGCCCCTGAAGAGATGTATTGGTTGCGTCACATGAGCCGAGAGGAACTCTTGGAGAAGCTGGTCAGCCTGCGTGATGATTTTTACACTGTGAAAAAATTCTCCTGTCGGcaagaagataagataaaaaa ATTACAAACTAAGTTGCGTAAGTTAATAtcagacaagaagaaagatgataagGGAGGCACCTCATTCAGCCTCAAGGAGATGGAGTACCAGGAGGTCCTAGAGACCCAGCAGCTCACCATCCGGGACCTGCGCCTCAAGACTCAACACTTAGAG AAAAAGTTAAAATTGGCTAACATTCAACTGAATTCAGCCAAAAAGAACAAGCCCTTAATGTTTCGTCACGTTGGACCCAAAGTTGACAGTGGACTCAAGCAACCTCGTGCACCACCAGTGGCGCCACGGCCTaccccatcaccccctcctCTTAAAGCCTCACCTTCCTCAAATGAGTCTTCAGGTTTCAATGCATCAGCCTCCATCCACCAGACAGAACAG TTGATGCCAGAAAGGATAAGAGAAATTCTTgaagaggcaagagagagaattgtggcTCTGGAATCTGAGAGAGATGACTTACAGGAGCAGTTGACAGAGAGACAGCAG GCTGCTGAAAATGCTGAATATGAGGCCCAGCAGAGGATAGCCTCGCTGGAGGACAAAGTTACCAACCTGAAGGAGGAGCTGCATCACCAGGGAgtgcgggaggagaggagttcagtGGCAGCAGTGAGAGCAGAAAGGGAGTCCCACACCCTCTCTGCCCGTACTGTGGCCCTGCAAGAACAGTTGGTTGCCACAGAGGAAAAAGTTGCTGctgaaaaattaaggaaagatgcacTTCATTTAGAGTTAG AAAGGATGACTGAGAAACTCTTGGGAGTGGAGAACCAGCTGCGAGGAGTTCAAGAAGAGCAGCAGAAGGCAGCAGGGAAATTGCTGGAAGTTACTGAGAAAAACAAGGTGTATGAG AAAGAGAATCATCAATTTAAGAGTGAAAATGAACGCCTTACAACTCTTAACCTGAACTTTGAACAGAAAGGACTTGCAAGAGAAAATGAACGTTTGAAAGCTCAAATTGCTCATCTAGAGTCTGCTTTACAG AGTGACTTGAGTGAGCGTGGATCCTTCCTGGAACACATGACTCGAGATAAAGAAAATTTAGCTCGAgctgaggaagaagtaaaggaactAAAGGAAAAACTTGCCTCTCTTCAAGAGGAACTGGAGAAGACTAAAGTGAAGCTCAATGTTTATGATAAG tcTGGTCTCCTGAAGTTACCTGACAAGGATCCTACACTTCTACCACCAAAAGTGGCTGCTCCTAGTCCAAAG GAATTTGAGAGGCTGAGGGAAGCTCACAGTGAACTTCAGTTACTTTACCGGGAGAAGAGCAGAGAACTGAAACAGCTGTCTGCCACCGTGGCCTCACACTCTAGCACATACCAGGCATTGCAGTCACAG GTGACAAAAGTAACCCAGGAATCTGATGAGAAGGAGAGGCAGCTGAATATGACAGTCAAGAGTCTGGAGGAaacaataagaaggaggaatgaCTGTTGTGATAAGCTGGAAGCTCAGATACTGACTCTCACTAACAGAGGCATTACAGAAAATCTGGAGGAACTGAGTCCCTGCCTAACCCAAACAGTGAGCCTTGGCAAACATGATAATGTGCTGGAGTTTCACATTGATCGGGTGGTGTTTGAGTTACCTGAGTTTTCCCACTTGAAGACCTTTGTGTCATGGACTGTTCCCTTCTCTCTGGAGGATCCTCTGCAGCACACCAATGTTGCTCGTGGTACAGAGGCTCACTACAATTACTCTGCACTTTACAAGTTCCAAATTAATAGAAGGAATTTGATGTCTCTTAAAGAAGATACTGTCACAG TGTCTGTGTACATTCTCCTTGACTCGGGTCATCCAGCCAAGGTGGGAGAGTGTCACTTGACATTTCAGGAGGTGTTGGATCATCCAAGAAACACTTTGCATGGTACACAGCCAGTTGTGTTAGCACATGATGATGCAGAAGAAGCACAGCACCTAACTTTCCTGGCAGATATCATCCCTGGACAG GTGATAGGAAGCATGAGTTACTGGTTTCGGCTGCAACGACCAAGTGAAGGTGCAATCGCCCAGTACTTGCGTACTTCAGGGATGCTCTTAGCCACCAAGAGAGAGAAGCTACTTCCTAAG CAGGAAtctaagacaaaaaaaacaagtacaaCGTCAGTGAAGTTGAAAAGTGCAGCTGATGAGACAGATGAGAATTCTGCAGCAGTACAAATATCCAAGAAGAAAGATCTTCATGAGGAAATCTTACCTGAATCAGAGCAAGAACACCTTCCAGTCTCATCAGGTGAAAGGAGTTCACCAGCAAAGAGAGTGGAGTGTAGTGAAAAGCTTCATGAGAGCACCATAGAACATATTCCTTCTGACAGTGCCTCTCACTCAGAAAATATCCTTCATGGCCATGAGTACATACCTACAGATCCTGTCACACAGCAATTAACACGCTCACGATCAGCCTCTGTCAGCTCAACTGGGACATATAATGTTGGAAGTCCAAAGAAATCCAAGACTTACAGTAATTCAAATACAGATGCtcccaaaaatctaaaaagcatgaaaacaaaGAGAGTTGATTCAGGAGGTTCTTCAGAGGACAGCTCAACTAGAACATATAACGTAGAAGATCCCAAGACATCTAAAGTTTCTGGTAATTCTAATTCTAGTACTCCTTCAAAAATTCATAGGCAGAAAAGTCCAGAGAGAGCAGATTCTAAGAGTTCCTCAGGCTCACATTCTTCAGGAAGAAGCTCCAAGCCTGaagtgtcatcatcatcatctcacaAGAAGTCATCTCCTTCCAGGGTTTCTCACTCTGGAAAGGGAGTGAAGTCTGAAGTACCTGAGGAAAGACCAAACACCTCACAGATGGCTGCACTGCCACTGCAACCATCACCTCAAATG agtgacacagataCCAAAGCACAGCAGCTGCCAGTCAGTCACCAAGACACATCCAGCAGTGATGGCAGCAGACAAGAAGAATCTAAGCACCAGCTCTCCTCCTCAGAATCCAATAATTCCAGTGATTCTGAaggagtagtggcagtggttTCCAAGATGAGTAAAAGTAAA GATAAACATTCAAGGATATATGTTGAAGTGACAAGCATGACATTATGGCCAGACTGTGGAATTCTTCAGGACCCTATGGTGGAATTAATCTTTGTTGACTACCATGGATTCTTGGGCCTCCCACCTGACCAGCTGGAAACACCAGTCTCATTGCCCAAGAATGCCCCAGACAACACCCTGAATTTCAATTTTGGACAAG agttCATTGTTGACAAGAAGCAGTATCCAGCACGTGTCCAAGCCCTAACTGAGCTTATGGGTGGCCGAGGCATCCTCAAGTTCACCATCACCTCAGAGCCATCGGAAGAGATGCAGGAGACGCATGACTGCCAGGACCTGGG GTATGCTTATGTTGACCTTCAGCATATAGCAAGGGAAAGGCAAGATATGGTGGAGGGAGAACTGGCTGTGGAGAGTGCAGAGGATGGCAGTCAGATAGGAGTGCTGAAGGTGACT aaaatGGATCAGAAAGGCTGA
- the LOC135109159 gene encoding protein fantom-like isoform X2 produces MSTSDDCQVPVKDGQTALPAQTAPEEMYWLRHMSREELLEKLVSLRDDFYTVKKFSCRQEDKIKKLQTKLRKLISDKKKDDKGGTSFSLKEMEYQEVLETQQLTIRDLRLKTQHLEKKLKLANIQLNSAKKNKPLMFRHVGPKVDSGLKQPRAPPVAPRPTPSPPPLKASPSSNESSGFNASASIHQTEQLMPERIREILEEARERIVALESERDDLQEQLTERQQAAENAEYEAQQRIASLEDKVTNLKEELHHQGVREERSSVAAVRAERESHTLSARTVALQEQLVATEEKVAAEKLRKDALHLELERMTEKLLGVENQLRGVQEEQQKAAGKLLEVTEKNKVYEKENHQFKSENERLTTLNLNFEQKGLARENERLKAQIAHLESALQSDLSERGSFLEHMTRDKENLARAEEEVKELKEKLASLQEELEKTKVKLNVYDKSGLLKLPDKDPTLLPPKVAAPSPKEFERLREAHSELQLLYREKSRELKQLSATVASHSSTYQALQSQVTKVTQESDEKERQLNMTVKSLEETIRRRNDCCDKLEAQILTLTNRGITENLEELSPCLTQTVSLGKHDNVLEFHIDRVVFELPEFSHLKTFVSWTVPFSLEDPLQHTNVARGTEAHYNYSALYKFQINRRNLMSLKEDTVTVSVYILLDSGHPAKVGECHLTFQEVLDHPRNTLHGTQPVVLAHDDAEEAQHLTFLADIIPGQVIGSMSYWFRLQRPSEGAIAQYLRTSGMLLATKREKLLPKESKTKKTSTTSVKLKSAADETDENSAAVQISKKKDLHEEILPESEQEHLPVSSGERSSPAKRVECSEKLHESTIEHIPSDSASHSENILHGHEYIPTDPVTQQLTRSRSASVSSTGTYNVGSPKKSKTYSNSNTDAPKNLKSMKTKRVDSGGSSEDSSTRTYNVEDPKTSKVSGNSNSSTPSKIHRQKSPERADSKSSSGSHSSGRSSKPEVSSSSSHKKSSPSRVSHSGKGVKSEVPEERPNTSQMAALPLQPSPQMSDTDTKAQQLPVSHQDTSSSDGSRQEESKHQLSSSESNNSSDSEGVVAVVSKMSKSKDKHSRIYVEVTSMTLWPDCGILQDPMVELIFVDYHGFLGLPPDQLETPVSLPKNAPDNTLNFNFGQEFIVDKKQYPARVQALTELMGGRGILKFTITSEPSEEMQETHDCQDLGYAYVDLQHIARERQDMVEGELAVESAEDGSQIGVLKVTVRIAQALENLGLA; encoded by the exons ATGTCCACCAGTGATGACTGTCAGGTTCCTGTTAAAGATGGCCAGACGGCTCTCCCAGCacaaa CGGCCCCTGAAGAGATGTATTGGTTGCGTCACATGAGCCGAGAGGAACTCTTGGAGAAGCTGGTCAGCCTGCGTGATGATTTTTACACTGTGAAAAAATTCTCCTGTCGGcaagaagataagataaaaaa ATTACAAACTAAGTTGCGTAAGTTAATAtcagacaagaagaaagatgataagGGAGGCACCTCATTCAGCCTCAAGGAGATGGAGTACCAGGAGGTCCTAGAGACCCAGCAGCTCACCATCCGGGACCTGCGCCTCAAGACTCAACACTTAGAG AAAAAGTTAAAATTGGCTAACATTCAACTGAATTCAGCCAAAAAGAACAAGCCCTTAATGTTTCGTCACGTTGGACCCAAAGTTGACAGTGGACTCAAGCAACCTCGTGCACCACCAGTGGCGCCACGGCCTaccccatcaccccctcctCTTAAAGCCTCACCTTCCTCAAATGAGTCTTCAGGTTTCAATGCATCAGCCTCCATCCACCAGACAGAACAG TTGATGCCAGAAAGGATAAGAGAAATTCTTgaagaggcaagagagagaattgtggcTCTGGAATCTGAGAGAGATGACTTACAGGAGCAGTTGACAGAGAGACAGCAG GCTGCTGAAAATGCTGAATATGAGGCCCAGCAGAGGATAGCCTCGCTGGAGGACAAAGTTACCAACCTGAAGGAGGAGCTGCATCACCAGGGAgtgcgggaggagaggagttcagtGGCAGCAGTGAGAGCAGAAAGGGAGTCCCACACCCTCTCTGCCCGTACTGTGGCCCTGCAAGAACAGTTGGTTGCCACAGAGGAAAAAGTTGCTGctgaaaaattaaggaaagatgcacTTCATTTAGAGTTAG AAAGGATGACTGAGAAACTCTTGGGAGTGGAGAACCAGCTGCGAGGAGTTCAAGAAGAGCAGCAGAAGGCAGCAGGGAAATTGCTGGAAGTTACTGAGAAAAACAAGGTGTATGAG AAAGAGAATCATCAATTTAAGAGTGAAAATGAACGCCTTACAACTCTTAACCTGAACTTTGAACAGAAAGGACTTGCAAGAGAAAATGAACGTTTGAAAGCTCAAATTGCTCATCTAGAGTCTGCTTTACAG AGTGACTTGAGTGAGCGTGGATCCTTCCTGGAACACATGACTCGAGATAAAGAAAATTTAGCTCGAgctgaggaagaagtaaaggaactAAAGGAAAAACTTGCCTCTCTTCAAGAGGAACTGGAGAAGACTAAAGTGAAGCTCAATGTTTATGATAAG tcTGGTCTCCTGAAGTTACCTGACAAGGATCCTACACTTCTACCACCAAAAGTGGCTGCTCCTAGTCCAAAG GAATTTGAGAGGCTGAGGGAAGCTCACAGTGAACTTCAGTTACTTTACCGGGAGAAGAGCAGAGAACTGAAACAGCTGTCTGCCACCGTGGCCTCACACTCTAGCACATACCAGGCATTGCAGTCACAG GTGACAAAAGTAACCCAGGAATCTGATGAGAAGGAGAGGCAGCTGAATATGACAGTCAAGAGTCTGGAGGAaacaataagaaggaggaatgaCTGTTGTGATAAGCTGGAAGCTCAGATACTGACTCTCACTAACAGAGGCATTACAGAAAATCTGGAGGAACTGAGTCCCTGCCTAACCCAAACAGTGAGCCTTGGCAAACATGATAATGTGCTGGAGTTTCACATTGATCGGGTGGTGTTTGAGTTACCTGAGTTTTCCCACTTGAAGACCTTTGTGTCATGGACTGTTCCCTTCTCTCTGGAGGATCCTCTGCAGCACACCAATGTTGCTCGTGGTACAGAGGCTCACTACAATTACTCTGCACTTTACAAGTTCCAAATTAATAGAAGGAATTTGATGTCTCTTAAAGAAGATACTGTCACAG TGTCTGTGTACATTCTCCTTGACTCGGGTCATCCAGCCAAGGTGGGAGAGTGTCACTTGACATTTCAGGAGGTGTTGGATCATCCAAGAAACACTTTGCATGGTACACAGCCAGTTGTGTTAGCACATGATGATGCAGAAGAAGCACAGCACCTAACTTTCCTGGCAGATATCATCCCTGGACAG GTGATAGGAAGCATGAGTTACTGGTTTCGGCTGCAACGACCAAGTGAAGGTGCAATCGCCCAGTACTTGCGTACTTCAGGGATGCTCTTAGCCACCAAGAGAGAGAAGCTACTTCCTAAG GAAtctaagacaaaaaaaacaagtacaaCGTCAGTGAAGTTGAAAAGTGCAGCTGATGAGACAGATGAGAATTCTGCAGCAGTACAAATATCCAAGAAGAAAGATCTTCATGAGGAAATCTTACCTGAATCAGAGCAAGAACACCTTCCAGTCTCATCAGGTGAAAGGAGTTCACCAGCAAAGAGAGTGGAGTGTAGTGAAAAGCTTCATGAGAGCACCATAGAACATATTCCTTCTGACAGTGCCTCTCACTCAGAAAATATCCTTCATGGCCATGAGTACATACCTACAGATCCTGTCACACAGCAATTAACACGCTCACGATCAGCCTCTGTCAGCTCAACTGGGACATATAATGTTGGAAGTCCAAAGAAATCCAAGACTTACAGTAATTCAAATACAGATGCtcccaaaaatctaaaaagcatgaaaacaaaGAGAGTTGATTCAGGAGGTTCTTCAGAGGACAGCTCAACTAGAACATATAACGTAGAAGATCCCAAGACATCTAAAGTTTCTGGTAATTCTAATTCTAGTACTCCTTCAAAAATTCATAGGCAGAAAAGTCCAGAGAGAGCAGATTCTAAGAGTTCCTCAGGCTCACATTCTTCAGGAAGAAGCTCCAAGCCTGaagtgtcatcatcatcatctcacaAGAAGTCATCTCCTTCCAGGGTTTCTCACTCTGGAAAGGGAGTGAAGTCTGAAGTACCTGAGGAAAGACCAAACACCTCACAGATGGCTGCACTGCCACTGCAACCATCACCTCAAATG agtgacacagataCCAAAGCACAGCAGCTGCCAGTCAGTCACCAAGACACATCCAGCAGTGATGGCAGCAGACAAGAAGAATCTAAGCACCAGCTCTCCTCCTCAGAATCCAATAATTCCAGTGATTCTGAaggagtagtggcagtggttTCCAAGATGAGTAAAAGTAAA GATAAACATTCAAGGATATATGTTGAAGTGACAAGCATGACATTATGGCCAGACTGTGGAATTCTTCAGGACCCTATGGTGGAATTAATCTTTGTTGACTACCATGGATTCTTGGGCCTCCCACCTGACCAGCTGGAAACACCAGTCTCATTGCCCAAGAATGCCCCAGACAACACCCTGAATTTCAATTTTGGACAAG agttCATTGTTGACAAGAAGCAGTATCCAGCACGTGTCCAAGCCCTAACTGAGCTTATGGGTGGCCGAGGCATCCTCAAGTTCACCATCACCTCAGAGCCATCGGAAGAGATGCAGGAGACGCATGACTGCCAGGACCTGGG GTATGCTTATGTTGACCTTCAGCATATAGCAAGGGAAAGGCAAGATATGGTGGAGGGAGAACTGGCTGTGGAGAGTGCAGAGGATGGCAGTCAGATAGGAGTGCTGAAGGTGACTGTACGTATTGCACAGGCCTTAGAGAACCTTGGCTTGGCTTGA
- the LOC135109159 gene encoding protein fantom-like isoform X1 codes for MSTSDDCQVPVKDGQTALPAQTAPEEMYWLRHMSREELLEKLVSLRDDFYTVKKFSCRQEDKIKKLQTKLRKLISDKKKDDKGGTSFSLKEMEYQEVLETQQLTIRDLRLKTQHLEKKLKLANIQLNSAKKNKPLMFRHVGPKVDSGLKQPRAPPVAPRPTPSPPPLKASPSSNESSGFNASASIHQTEQLMPERIREILEEARERIVALESERDDLQEQLTERQQAAENAEYEAQQRIASLEDKVTNLKEELHHQGVREERSSVAAVRAERESHTLSARTVALQEQLVATEEKVAAEKLRKDALHLELERMTEKLLGVENQLRGVQEEQQKAAGKLLEVTEKNKVYEKENHQFKSENERLTTLNLNFEQKGLARENERLKAQIAHLESALQSDLSERGSFLEHMTRDKENLARAEEEVKELKEKLASLQEELEKTKVKLNVYDKSGLLKLPDKDPTLLPPKVAAPSPKEFERLREAHSELQLLYREKSRELKQLSATVASHSSTYQALQSQVTKVTQESDEKERQLNMTVKSLEETIRRRNDCCDKLEAQILTLTNRGITENLEELSPCLTQTVSLGKHDNVLEFHIDRVVFELPEFSHLKTFVSWTVPFSLEDPLQHTNVARGTEAHYNYSALYKFQINRRNLMSLKEDTVTVSVYILLDSGHPAKVGECHLTFQEVLDHPRNTLHGTQPVVLAHDDAEEAQHLTFLADIIPGQVIGSMSYWFRLQRPSEGAIAQYLRTSGMLLATKREKLLPKQESKTKKTSTTSVKLKSAADETDENSAAVQISKKKDLHEEILPESEQEHLPVSSGERSSPAKRVECSEKLHESTIEHIPSDSASHSENILHGHEYIPTDPVTQQLTRSRSASVSSTGTYNVGSPKKSKTYSNSNTDAPKNLKSMKTKRVDSGGSSEDSSTRTYNVEDPKTSKVSGNSNSSTPSKIHRQKSPERADSKSSSGSHSSGRSSKPEVSSSSSHKKSSPSRVSHSGKGVKSEVPEERPNTSQMAALPLQPSPQMSDTDTKAQQLPVSHQDTSSSDGSRQEESKHQLSSSESNNSSDSEGVVAVVSKMSKSKDKHSRIYVEVTSMTLWPDCGILQDPMVELIFVDYHGFLGLPPDQLETPVSLPKNAPDNTLNFNFGQEFIVDKKQYPARVQALTELMGGRGILKFTITSEPSEEMQETHDCQDLGYAYVDLQHIARERQDMVEGELAVESAEDGSQIGVLKVTVRIAQALENLGLA; via the exons ATGTCCACCAGTGATGACTGTCAGGTTCCTGTTAAAGATGGCCAGACGGCTCTCCCAGCacaaa CGGCCCCTGAAGAGATGTATTGGTTGCGTCACATGAGCCGAGAGGAACTCTTGGAGAAGCTGGTCAGCCTGCGTGATGATTTTTACACTGTGAAAAAATTCTCCTGTCGGcaagaagataagataaaaaa ATTACAAACTAAGTTGCGTAAGTTAATAtcagacaagaagaaagatgataagGGAGGCACCTCATTCAGCCTCAAGGAGATGGAGTACCAGGAGGTCCTAGAGACCCAGCAGCTCACCATCCGGGACCTGCGCCTCAAGACTCAACACTTAGAG AAAAAGTTAAAATTGGCTAACATTCAACTGAATTCAGCCAAAAAGAACAAGCCCTTAATGTTTCGTCACGTTGGACCCAAAGTTGACAGTGGACTCAAGCAACCTCGTGCACCACCAGTGGCGCCACGGCCTaccccatcaccccctcctCTTAAAGCCTCACCTTCCTCAAATGAGTCTTCAGGTTTCAATGCATCAGCCTCCATCCACCAGACAGAACAG TTGATGCCAGAAAGGATAAGAGAAATTCTTgaagaggcaagagagagaattgtggcTCTGGAATCTGAGAGAGATGACTTACAGGAGCAGTTGACAGAGAGACAGCAG GCTGCTGAAAATGCTGAATATGAGGCCCAGCAGAGGATAGCCTCGCTGGAGGACAAAGTTACCAACCTGAAGGAGGAGCTGCATCACCAGGGAgtgcgggaggagaggagttcagtGGCAGCAGTGAGAGCAGAAAGGGAGTCCCACACCCTCTCTGCCCGTACTGTGGCCCTGCAAGAACAGTTGGTTGCCACAGAGGAAAAAGTTGCTGctgaaaaattaaggaaagatgcacTTCATTTAGAGTTAG AAAGGATGACTGAGAAACTCTTGGGAGTGGAGAACCAGCTGCGAGGAGTTCAAGAAGAGCAGCAGAAGGCAGCAGGGAAATTGCTGGAAGTTACTGAGAAAAACAAGGTGTATGAG AAAGAGAATCATCAATTTAAGAGTGAAAATGAACGCCTTACAACTCTTAACCTGAACTTTGAACAGAAAGGACTTGCAAGAGAAAATGAACGTTTGAAAGCTCAAATTGCTCATCTAGAGTCTGCTTTACAG AGTGACTTGAGTGAGCGTGGATCCTTCCTGGAACACATGACTCGAGATAAAGAAAATTTAGCTCGAgctgaggaagaagtaaaggaactAAAGGAAAAACTTGCCTCTCTTCAAGAGGAACTGGAGAAGACTAAAGTGAAGCTCAATGTTTATGATAAG tcTGGTCTCCTGAAGTTACCTGACAAGGATCCTACACTTCTACCACCAAAAGTGGCTGCTCCTAGTCCAAAG GAATTTGAGAGGCTGAGGGAAGCTCACAGTGAACTTCAGTTACTTTACCGGGAGAAGAGCAGAGAACTGAAACAGCTGTCTGCCACCGTGGCCTCACACTCTAGCACATACCAGGCATTGCAGTCACAG GTGACAAAAGTAACCCAGGAATCTGATGAGAAGGAGAGGCAGCTGAATATGACAGTCAAGAGTCTGGAGGAaacaataagaaggaggaatgaCTGTTGTGATAAGCTGGAAGCTCAGATACTGACTCTCACTAACAGAGGCATTACAGAAAATCTGGAGGAACTGAGTCCCTGCCTAACCCAAACAGTGAGCCTTGGCAAACATGATAATGTGCTGGAGTTTCACATTGATCGGGTGGTGTTTGAGTTACCTGAGTTTTCCCACTTGAAGACCTTTGTGTCATGGACTGTTCCCTTCTCTCTGGAGGATCCTCTGCAGCACACCAATGTTGCTCGTGGTACAGAGGCTCACTACAATTACTCTGCACTTTACAAGTTCCAAATTAATAGAAGGAATTTGATGTCTCTTAAAGAAGATACTGTCACAG TGTCTGTGTACATTCTCCTTGACTCGGGTCATCCAGCCAAGGTGGGAGAGTGTCACTTGACATTTCAGGAGGTGTTGGATCATCCAAGAAACACTTTGCATGGTACACAGCCAGTTGTGTTAGCACATGATGATGCAGAAGAAGCACAGCACCTAACTTTCCTGGCAGATATCATCCCTGGACAG GTGATAGGAAGCATGAGTTACTGGTTTCGGCTGCAACGACCAAGTGAAGGTGCAATCGCCCAGTACTTGCGTACTTCAGGGATGCTCTTAGCCACCAAGAGAGAGAAGCTACTTCCTAAG CAGGAAtctaagacaaaaaaaacaagtacaaCGTCAGTGAAGTTGAAAAGTGCAGCTGATGAGACAGATGAGAATTCTGCAGCAGTACAAATATCCAAGAAGAAAGATCTTCATGAGGAAATCTTACCTGAATCAGAGCAAGAACACCTTCCAGTCTCATCAGGTGAAAGGAGTTCACCAGCAAAGAGAGTGGAGTGTAGTGAAAAGCTTCATGAGAGCACCATAGAACATATTCCTTCTGACAGTGCCTCTCACTCAGAAAATATCCTTCATGGCCATGAGTACATACCTACAGATCCTGTCACACAGCAATTAACACGCTCACGATCAGCCTCTGTCAGCTCAACTGGGACATATAATGTTGGAAGTCCAAAGAAATCCAAGACTTACAGTAATTCAAATACAGATGCtcccaaaaatctaaaaagcatgaaaacaaaGAGAGTTGATTCAGGAGGTTCTTCAGAGGACAGCTCAACTAGAACATATAACGTAGAAGATCCCAAGACATCTAAAGTTTCTGGTAATTCTAATTCTAGTACTCCTTCAAAAATTCATAGGCAGAAAAGTCCAGAGAGAGCAGATTCTAAGAGTTCCTCAGGCTCACATTCTTCAGGAAGAAGCTCCAAGCCTGaagtgtcatcatcatcatctcacaAGAAGTCATCTCCTTCCAGGGTTTCTCACTCTGGAAAGGGAGTGAAGTCTGAAGTACCTGAGGAAAGACCAAACACCTCACAGATGGCTGCACTGCCACTGCAACCATCACCTCAAATG agtgacacagataCCAAAGCACAGCAGCTGCCAGTCAGTCACCAAGACACATCCAGCAGTGATGGCAGCAGACAAGAAGAATCTAAGCACCAGCTCTCCTCCTCAGAATCCAATAATTCCAGTGATTCTGAaggagtagtggcagtggttTCCAAGATGAGTAAAAGTAAA GATAAACATTCAAGGATATATGTTGAAGTGACAAGCATGACATTATGGCCAGACTGTGGAATTCTTCAGGACCCTATGGTGGAATTAATCTTTGTTGACTACCATGGATTCTTGGGCCTCCCACCTGACCAGCTGGAAACACCAGTCTCATTGCCCAAGAATGCCCCAGACAACACCCTGAATTTCAATTTTGGACAAG agttCATTGTTGACAAGAAGCAGTATCCAGCACGTGTCCAAGCCCTAACTGAGCTTATGGGTGGCCGAGGCATCCTCAAGTTCACCATCACCTCAGAGCCATCGGAAGAGATGCAGGAGACGCATGACTGCCAGGACCTGGG GTATGCTTATGTTGACCTTCAGCATATAGCAAGGGAAAGGCAAGATATGGTGGAGGGAGAACTGGCTGTGGAGAGTGCAGAGGATGGCAGTCAGATAGGAGTGCTGAAGGTGACTGTACGTATTGCACAGGCCTTAGAGAACCTTGGCTTGGCTTGA